In Rhinolophus sinicus isolate RSC01 chromosome X, ASM3656204v1, whole genome shotgun sequence, a single genomic region encodes these proteins:
- the CYSLTR1 gene encoding cysteinyl leukotriene receptor 1, whose product MDGVGNLTVSSASNNTCNDTIDDFRNQVYSTLYSMISVVGFFGNGFVLYVLIKTYHEKSAFQIYMINLAVADLLCVCTLPLRVVYYVHKGIWLFGDFLCRLSTYALYVNLYCSIFFMTAMSFFRCIAIVFPVQNINVVTQKKARFVCAGIWIFVILTSSPFLMSTSYKDERNNTKCFEPPQDNQAKNHVLILHYVSLFVGFIIPFIIIIVCYTMIILTLLKNSMKKNLSSRKKAIGMIIVVTAAFLISFMPYHIQRTIHLHFLHNETKPCDSVLRMQKSVVITLSLAASNCCFDPLLYFFSGGNFRRRLSTFRKHSLSSMTYVPKKKTSLPEKGEEILKE is encoded by the coding sequence ATGGATGGAGTTGGAAATCTGACAGTATCTTCTGCCAGTAATAACACATGCAATGACACTATTGATGACTTCCGCAATCAAGTATATTCCACCTTGTACTCTATGATCTCTGTTGTGGGCTTCTTTGGTAATGGCTTTGTGCTCTATGTCCTCATAAAAACATATCATGAGAAGTCAGCCTTCCAAATATACATGATTAATTTAGCAGTTGCAGATCTACTGTGCGTGTGTACACTGCCTCTCCGCGTGGTCTACTATGTTCACAAAGGCATTTGGCTCTTTGGTGACTTTTTGTGCCGCCTCAGCACCTATGCCTTGTATGTCAACCTCTACTGTAGCATCTTCTTTATGACAGCCATGAGCTTTTTCCGGTGCATTGCAATTGTTTTCCCAGTCCAGAACATTAATGTGGTTACACAGAAAAAAGCCAGATTTGTGTGTGCTGGCATTTGGATTTTTGTGATTTTGACCAGTTCTCCATTTTTAATGTCCACATCTTACAAAGATGAGAGAAACAACACCAAGTGCTTTGAGCCTCCACAGGACAATCAAgctaaaaatcatgttttaatcTTGCATTATGTTTCATTGTTTGTCGGATTTATCatcccttttattattataattgtctGTTACACAATGATCATTTTGACCTTACTaaaaaattcaatgaagaaaaatctGTCAAGTCGTAAAAAGGCGATAGGGATGATTATAGTCGTGACAGCTGCCTTTTTGATCAGCTTCATGCCATATCATATTCAACGCACCATCCACCTTCATTTTTTACACAATGAAACTAAACCCTGTGATTCTGTCCTTAGAATGCAAAAGTCAGTGGTCATAACCTTGTCTCTGGCTGCATCAAATTGTTGCTTTGATCCTCTCTTATACTTCTTTTCAGGGGGAAACTTTAGGAGAAGGCTGTCTACATTTAGAAAGCATTCATTGTCCAGCATGACTTATGTACCCAAGAAGAAGACCTCTTTGccagaaaaaggagaggaaatattaaaagaatag